A region from the Desulfitobacterium dehalogenans ATCC 51507 genome encodes:
- a CDS encoding DUF1659 domain-containing protein yields the protein MPVNSLPLRAAMVVSFQTGLSPTGVPIIRKKTLGNVRFNAAEQDIYDVAHALFSLTEHPALDVVLRKEFDLVDEG from the coding sequence ATGCCCGTAAATTCACTGCCTTTAAGGGCGGCAATGGTGGTCTCTTTTCAAACTGGGCTTTCTCCGACCGGGGTTCCGATCATCCGAAAAAAAACACTGGGCAATGTACGGTTTAACGCGGCTGAACAAGACATTTATGACGTAGCCCATGCCCTGTTCAGTTTAACCGAACATCCGGCACTGGATGTGGTCCTGCGGAAAGAGTTTGACCTTGTTGATGAGGGGTAG
- a CDS encoding LytR/AlgR family response regulator transcription factor gives MKIALCDDIPLLRRILEEIIREYEAGRNVRFQIHQFGSGEELLRQAEKEQIRFDLIFLDQCMKKLSGAETALRIREYDTVCQIVFCTGSGAHPQFAEASPLRILEKPINMEDIYAILDKVISDSKPLGNSW, from the coding sequence ATGAAAATCGCTCTATGTGACGACATCCCGCTTCTGCGCCGGATACTGGAGGAGATAATCAGGGAATACGAAGCCGGGAGGAATGTGCGGTTTCAAATCCACCAGTTTGGGAGCGGCGAAGAGCTACTAAGGCAAGCAGAGAAAGAGCAAATCCGTTTCGATCTGATTTTCCTGGACCAGTGTATGAAAAAGCTCTCCGGCGCGGAAACAGCGCTGCGCATCCGGGAGTATGACACGGTCTGTCAGATCGTGTTTTGCACCGGATCTGGGGCTCACCCACAGTTCGCGGAGGCCTCACCGCTGAGAATCCTGGAGAAGCCGATCAACATGGAAGATATCTACGCCATCCTGGATAAGGTAATAAGCGACAGCAAACCACTAGGGAATTCCTGGTAG
- a CDS encoding ribose-phosphate diphosphokinase, which translates to MSVKELKIFCGNANRALAEEIVDYLGVPLGEAKVKRFKDGEITIAIDESVRGADVFVVQPTCNPTNDNIMELLIMIDALKRASARRITPVIPYYGYARQERKSKARDPITAKLMANLITTAGADRVVTMDLHAPAIQGFFDIPVDHLPGVPILAEYFKSKELENVVVVSPDHGGVQRARNLAERIGAPLAIIDKRRPEPNVSEIMNVIGDIQGKHVIMIDDIIDTAGTITQGAQVLMDRGALEVYACCTHPVLSGPAFERLEKSVIKEVVITNTIPVHPENMIPKIKTLSVAPLLGAAIVRIHEDLSVSKLFS; encoded by the coding sequence ATGTCTGTCAAGGAGTTGAAAATCTTTTGCGGCAATGCCAACCGAGCATTAGCGGAAGAAATCGTTGATTATCTGGGGGTTCCTCTGGGAGAAGCTAAAGTAAAACGCTTTAAGGACGGGGAAATTACCATCGCCATTGATGAAAGCGTCCGGGGGGCGGATGTCTTTGTGGTTCAGCCCACCTGTAATCCGACCAATGATAATATCATGGAACTCTTGATCATGATTGATGCCCTGAAAAGAGCGTCGGCTCGCCGCATCACTCCAGTTATCCCTTATTACGGATATGCTCGTCAAGAACGGAAATCCAAGGCCCGGGATCCGATCACTGCCAAGCTCATGGCTAATCTGATTACCACTGCAGGTGCCGACCGGGTCGTAACCATGGATCTCCATGCCCCGGCCATTCAAGGTTTCTTTGATATTCCGGTAGACCATCTCCCTGGTGTTCCCATCCTGGCTGAGTACTTTAAGAGCAAGGAATTGGAGAATGTAGTGGTTGTTTCTCCGGACCATGGAGGGGTACAACGGGCTCGCAATCTGGCGGAACGCATCGGAGCGCCTTTGGCCATCATCGACAAGCGTCGTCCGGAACCCAATGTTTCAGAGATTATGAACGTTATCGGCGATATTCAAGGCAAGCATGTGATTATGATCGATGATATCATCGACACAGCAGGGACCATCACTCAAGGCGCCCAAGTCCTGATGGATCGCGGTGCGTTGGAGGTCTACGCTTGCTGTACTCACCCTGTCTTATCGGGACCGGCCTTTGAACGCCTGGAGAAATCCGTCATCAAAGAAGTGGTCATTACCAATACCATTCCTGTTCATCCGGAAAACATGATCCCCAAGATTAAAACCCTCTCGGTGGCTCCTTTATTGGGAGCGGCCATCGTGCGTATTCATGAGGACCTTTCTGTGAGTAAGCTGTTCAGTTAA
- a CDS encoding PRC-barrel domain-containing protein: protein MKPSKQFLSLPIVSLSEGQHIGYVKSLVIDSQSKALAALVIDPKGFFKDQRIIPYAKVVSVGADAITIDKGSYVEKSASLPEILSLIKEKLTIIGTRVITQSGKTLGVVEEFYVDPDTGKITQMEISGGKIEGFFSGKAILDADYVVTIGQDVIVAQKGCETSLMIADKGINDTFKSVFRSTSSLASGTGQAFGKMLSKNKNKDLSKHHTKGKHKGKGKNIEAESVNPIQDPPASKDEDILSPPNNQQVDVAILDEPSPESPDAFPAEQSPEVNPEQSQVAEAPSTKEPVG from the coding sequence TTGAAACCAAGTAAACAGTTTTTATCCTTACCGATCGTCTCCCTAAGCGAAGGACAGCATATTGGATATGTGAAAAGCCTGGTCATAGACTCTCAGTCCAAAGCCCTGGCTGCCTTGGTCATTGATCCCAAGGGATTTTTCAAAGACCAACGCATCATTCCCTATGCTAAAGTCGTCAGCGTAGGGGCGGATGCCATTACCATTGACAAAGGCTCCTATGTGGAAAAGTCCGCCAGCTTACCCGAGATCTTAAGCCTCATCAAGGAAAAATTGACCATCATCGGCACCCGGGTCATTACGCAAAGTGGTAAAACTCTTGGCGTTGTGGAAGAGTTTTATGTGGACCCGGATACAGGCAAGATCACTCAGATGGAGATCTCCGGCGGAAAAATAGAAGGGTTCTTCAGTGGCAAGGCCATCCTCGATGCTGATTATGTAGTCACCATCGGTCAGGATGTTATCGTGGCTCAAAAAGGCTGCGAAACCAGCCTCATGATAGCCGATAAAGGAATCAATGATACCTTTAAATCCGTTTTCCGCTCCACCTCCAGCCTTGCCTCCGGAACGGGCCAGGCTTTTGGAAAAATGCTTAGTAAGAATAAAAATAAGGACCTATCTAAGCACCATACCAAGGGAAAACACAAAGGTAAAGGAAAGAACATAGAAGCTGAAAGCGTGAACCCCATACAGGATCCTCCAGCCTCAAAGGATGAGGATATCCTGTCCCCTCCCAACAACCAGCAAGTCGATGTAGCCATTTTGGATGAACCTTCTCCGGAGTCTCCAGATGCTTTTCCTGCTGAGCAATCTCCCGAAGTTAACCCGGAGCAGAGCCAAGTGGCTGAAGCCCCTTCGACAAAAGAACCTGTGGGATAA
- a CDS encoding response regulator encodes MSIHWEKSKETEEQVHLLIVDSHRPFAEGTRALLSFEPRIVTIGIAGDKNSCLNFLCDSVPDVVLLDFYLPDIGGLDLMDKIKAAHPDLKVILMVEQSQEGYVLAASRKGAEGLLLKTCAVEEMIQAVLSVSKGGVYFSPSPSAFPKVEIDFNDLYFPVKPAEVLKRLLTPREKEIMCLLTKGLHNREIAAALGITVRAAHLQVKIILLKFGVNTRLEAVLSWAYVDG; translated from the coding sequence ATGTCCATTCATTGGGAAAAATCAAAAGAGACAGAAGAACAGGTACATTTGCTCATCGTGGACAGTCACCGGCCTTTTGCGGAAGGGACCAGGGCGTTGCTGTCTTTTGAACCGCGCATAGTGACCATCGGAATTGCCGGGGATAAAAATTCGTGTCTGAATTTTCTCTGTGATTCCGTGCCGGATGTTGTTTTATTGGATTTTTATCTTCCGGATATCGGCGGACTGGATTTAATGGATAAAATAAAAGCGGCCCACCCCGATCTAAAGGTTATTCTGATGGTGGAACAAAGCCAGGAGGGCTATGTTCTGGCGGCAAGCCGGAAAGGAGCCGAAGGGCTGTTGTTGAAAACCTGTGCCGTCGAGGAAATGATACAGGCTGTCTTAAGCGTGTCTAAAGGGGGCGTATATTTTTCTCCAAGCCCGTCGGCGTTTCCCAAAGTTGAAATAGATTTCAATGATTTGTATTTCCCTGTGAAGCCTGCCGAAGTTCTTAAAAGGCTGTTAACGCCTCGAGAAAAAGAAATTATGTGCCTTTTAACAAAGGGTCTCCATAACAGAGAGATTGCCGCAGCTTTAGGGATAACCGTCCGGGCGGCTCATCTTCAGGTGAAGATTATCCTTCTCAAATTTGGGGTCAACACACGTCTGGAAGCCGTCTTATCTTGGGCTTATGTTGACGGGTAA
- a CDS encoding helix-turn-helix domain-containing protein yields MVRIKLSELLGKHKMNQKTLSALTGIRPATLSKMYYEETKRIEIEQIDKICAVFDCKIEDLLEYVPDGK; encoded by the coding sequence ATGGTTAGAATCAAACTGTCCGAACTGCTCGGGAAACATAAAATGAATCAGAAGACGTTGTCAGCACTCACCGGAATCAGGCCTGCAACTTTATCCAAGATGTATTACGAAGAAACCAAAAGAATTGAGATTGAGCAGATTGATAAGATTTGTGCTGTGTTTGACTGTAAGATAGAGGATTTACTTGAATATGTGCCGGATGGAAAATGA
- a CDS encoding polyprenyl synthetase family protein, with amino-acid sequence MNLQLDQIFLKEIDSTLTKVRLGAEMDRMIRACLNADSPTGELFRWAHLTRMSCECAGGELEAVLPGAIGMEFFALALDIFDDVQDQDNEHMPWRQLPDAQAINLAICLLMLSDEAISVIPDNRMLREVAATLHCTGIRASHGQFQEFLFDGRQQVSFEQYFEMAEQKAGSLAACACRIGAVLGGAEETVVHSLEQFGISLGILNQIKNDLNDFLDFSRKKDFVNNKKTLPYVYLLNTLKDETAERFKELTQGGSEGSHGFGDKEREYVRQLAAEEGVSQYCTVMFEIYCQKAREILEGIPVPEKYKENMKELVGESV; translated from the coding sequence ATGAACCTTCAGCTTGACCAGATTTTTTTAAAAGAAATCGATAGTACTTTGACAAAAGTTCGGCTGGGTGCGGAAATGGATCGAATGATCCGCGCATGCCTCAATGCCGACAGCCCTACGGGGGAATTGTTTCGCTGGGCCCATTTAACGCGTATGAGTTGTGAATGTGCGGGCGGGGAGTTGGAAGCTGTGCTGCCGGGTGCCATTGGGATGGAGTTTTTTGCTCTGGCCTTGGATATTTTCGATGACGTGCAGGACCAGGATAATGAGCATATGCCCTGGCGCCAGCTTCCGGACGCTCAGGCCATCAATCTGGCCATCTGCCTGCTCATGCTCAGTGATGAGGCCATTTCCGTCATCCCGGACAACAGGATGCTTCGAGAAGTTGCGGCAACCTTACACTGTACAGGAATACGCGCCAGCCATGGGCAATTTCAGGAGTTTTTATTTGATGGCCGGCAACAGGTGTCTTTTGAGCAATATTTTGAGATGGCGGAACAAAAGGCCGGAAGTTTGGCTGCCTGTGCCTGTAGAATCGGAGCCGTCTTAGGCGGTGCAGAAGAAACGGTGGTCCATTCATTGGAACAGTTTGGGATAAGCCTTGGGATCCTGAATCAAATCAAAAACGATTTAAATGATTTCCTGGATTTTTCCAGAAAAAAAGATTTTGTGAATAATAAAAAAACCCTGCCCTATGTTTACCTGTTAAATACCCTTAAAGATGAAACCGCCGAGCGGTTTAAAGAGCTGACGCAAGGGGGTAGCGAAGGATCGCACGGGTTCGGGGATAAAGAAAGGGAATATGTCAGGCAGCTGGCTGCTGAAGAAGGCGTTTCGCAATACTGTACCGTGATGTTTGAAATCTATTGCCAAAAAGCGAGGGAAATTTTGGAGGGAATTCCTGTTCCCGAAAAGTATAAGGAGAACATGAAAGAACTTGTTGGAGAAAGTGTTTAA
- a CDS encoding ATP-binding protein, whose amino-acid sequence MLEKVFKRQIYYIASIVFIVLGLGYFAACLTQPFIGLGLKNINGQWLVTTANPYGEGYRSGIQVGDEILKINGVNAGGHRSVHKWEEAEGASTVEFRKPDELTAQTVTISKQPALLMVFSEAPLVILGFTFWFLGFMTWYKRPFLEQARTLFWMNWIIGLAIVLAHASSRCLLLAKELESITFSLVPVFLIAFISVFPAYNQNKINKISYKITIILFLTILGLLFLHSLGIVHLVSLIRRLMLFNMIIGILSTLWNLGLLIKLPKDHPKKNEVGIILLGIGIGFLPFVLLTAFPIILNFEQLLYTQVSSLFVAAVPVSLYYIIVNKYLPDSRRLYETALSYIGAAAILSLVVFLALFFLQIVPTIYFEIYSALLLFTLLSILCFHFIRIGINRLWERSRFSQDKQAFKQKMAALNENLSSLLAEDRILDELINSLGIDGIFMIMENAQIGCLKKAAGRFKENPRELEMLENFFYQNQRLDLEAKMLPDDCPAGIYVPFIAQDSTCGIFFGRRSSRIKFEQSELPFLTLLAGQLQYQIIMSLVIGELTKEIHFLTKSSGRSQRRKMELQGITNALFRKDEQKRKLLTDEICAGPLQWSMDLSRWLKYLKTECPADDKTLKVISYLQERAEDLNYELNGIVNAWGPPILTHLGLVPAVQWLCQKIMTEELSLISLKISGLDHQSRLKEDVEVTAYRFLQEGIMNSVRHSGSNMQTVHIALNETGLELTVSDSGRGFDADQIENWLLTGTHFGLAEMKERIDSLDGELQIISGINRGTTLKALIPVL is encoded by the coding sequence TTGTTGGAGAAAGTGTTTAAACGGCAAATTTATTATATTGCCAGTATTGTCTTTATTGTGTTGGGGTTGGGATATTTTGCTGCTTGTCTGACCCAACCCTTCATAGGTCTCGGGCTTAAGAACATCAATGGACAATGGCTGGTGACAACCGCTAATCCTTATGGCGAGGGGTACCGGTCAGGTATCCAGGTGGGGGACGAAATCCTGAAAATCAACGGGGTGAATGCCGGTGGACACCGTTCTGTCCACAAATGGGAAGAGGCAGAAGGGGCTTCAACGGTTGAGTTTCGGAAACCGGATGAACTGACGGCCCAAACCGTTACTATATCCAAACAACCTGCTCTGTTGATGGTATTTAGCGAAGCCCCTCTGGTCATCCTGGGGTTTACTTTTTGGTTTTTAGGGTTTATGACCTGGTACAAGCGTCCTTTTTTGGAACAGGCGCGCACCTTATTTTGGATGAATTGGATAATTGGCCTGGCGATTGTCTTAGCACACGCTTCCAGCCGTTGTTTATTATTGGCTAAAGAATTGGAGAGCATCACGTTTTCGTTGGTCCCTGTGTTCCTTATTGCTTTTATTTCAGTTTTTCCTGCCTATAATCAAAATAAAATAAATAAAATCAGCTACAAAATTACAATCATCCTATTCCTGACTATTCTTGGCTTATTATTCCTGCATTCTTTGGGTATTGTTCATCTCGTTAGCTTAATAAGAAGATTAATGTTATTCAATATGATCATCGGCATTCTTTCTACGCTTTGGAATCTTGGATTACTCATAAAGCTGCCCAAAGATCATCCCAAAAAGAATGAAGTCGGTATTATCCTATTAGGGATTGGGATCGGCTTTTTACCGTTCGTATTATTGACCGCGTTTCCAATCATTTTAAATTTTGAACAATTGCTTTATACCCAAGTGAGTTCCTTGTTCGTAGCTGCTGTCCCAGTCTCTTTATACTATATAATTGTCAACAAATATTTGCCAGACAGCCGCCGGCTTTATGAAACAGCCCTTTCTTATATCGGTGCGGCAGCTATCCTGAGCCTGGTTGTTTTCCTGGCGCTTTTTTTCCTGCAAATCGTGCCCACGATCTATTTTGAAATCTATTCGGCTTTGCTGCTTTTCACATTACTGTCTATTCTTTGCTTTCATTTTATCCGGATTGGCATCAACAGGCTCTGGGAAAGAAGCCGCTTTTCCCAAGACAAACAAGCTTTCAAGCAGAAGATGGCTGCCCTGAATGAAAATCTCTCCTCTCTTTTGGCCGAGGATAGGATATTGGATGAGCTGATTAATAGCCTGGGCATTGACGGGATTTTTATGATTATGGAGAATGCACAGATCGGCTGTCTGAAAAAAGCGGCGGGACGTTTTAAGGAGAATCCCAGGGAATTGGAGATGCTGGAGAACTTTTTTTATCAGAATCAAAGGCTTGATCTGGAAGCCAAAATGCTGCCCGACGACTGCCCGGCCGGGATTTATGTCCCATTTATTGCCCAAGACTCTACCTGCGGAATTTTCTTTGGCCGGCGTTCTTCCCGCATCAAATTTGAGCAATCGGAATTGCCTTTTCTTACCCTGCTGGCCGGTCAGTTGCAGTATCAGATCATTATGTCGCTGGTGATCGGCGAGCTGACCAAAGAAATACATTTCCTGACCAAAAGTTCCGGGCGTTCACAGCGAAGAAAAATGGAGCTCCAGGGAATCACCAACGCGTTGTTCCGTAAGGATGAGCAAAAAAGGAAACTCCTCACCGACGAAATCTGCGCCGGTCCCTTGCAGTGGAGCATGGACCTGAGCCGGTGGCTGAAATACCTGAAAACGGAATGCCCCGCCGACGACAAGACGCTGAAGGTGATTTCTTATCTGCAGGAACGAGCGGAGGATCTGAATTATGAACTCAATGGTATTGTCAATGCTTGGGGCCCCCCGATTCTAACCCACCTGGGACTGGTTCCTGCAGTTCAATGGCTGTGTCAGAAAATCATGACAGAAGAATTGTCCCTGATTTCTCTGAAAATCAGCGGACTGGACCATCAAAGCCGGCTTAAAGAGGATGTGGAAGTCACCGCCTATCGTTTTTTACAGGAAGGGATCATGAACTCGGTGCGGCACTCCGGCTCCAATATGCAAACAGTTCACATAGCCCTGAACGAAACCGGGCTTGAATTGACAGTAAGTGATTCCGGCCGGGGCTTTGACGCCGACCAGATAGAAAACTGGTTATTGACAGGGACCCACTTCGGCCTGGCTGAAATGAAGGAGCGCATTGATAGCCTGGATGGGGAACTTCAGATCATTTCGGGAATAAACCGCGGAACAACGCTTAAGGCGCTTATCCCAGTTTTATAA
- the glmU gene encoding bifunctional UDP-N-acetylglucosamine diphosphorylase/glucosamine-1-phosphate N-acetyltransferase GlmU encodes MPHWAAVIMAAGKGTRMKSKLPKVMHTLAGKPMLQHVLDCVRSVEIPRSMVILGHGREQIEATLDDRTEVVVQEEQCGTGHAIMQAIPHCHEVDHIIVLSGDQPLIRPETLKQLVKIHTENNAAATLLTACFENPYGLGRILKEGDKFLRVVEEKDATPEERLIQEINTGTYCFNVAKLRDALKNITPKNAQGEYYLTDVFSVFHTQGEVIRTYCTEDVHEALGINSRAQLAAAEDVVHQRILSYWMEEGVTIIDPHSTFIEAEVVLQPDVVLQPFTILQGRTLVAEDAVIGPSTTLKDCTVGVGSEVSHTVGNQAVIGSHCTIGPYAYLRPGTVLQDKVKVGDFVEIKNSQIGEGSKIPHLSYVGDSQVGKSVNIGAGTITCNYDGVNKYKTIIRDKAFLGSNTNLVAPVEIGEGAVTGAGSTISKDVPAHTLAVERSTQKNIENWVRNKKK; translated from the coding sequence ATGCCACATTGGGCTGCGGTGATTATGGCTGCAGGCAAAGGTACCCGAATGAAGTCCAAATTGCCTAAGGTCATGCATACACTTGCCGGAAAACCCATGCTTCAACATGTTTTGGATTGTGTTCGCTCCGTGGAGATTCCCCGTTCTATGGTTATTCTAGGTCATGGCAGAGAACAGATAGAGGCCACTTTGGATGACCGGACTGAAGTGGTTGTTCAAGAGGAACAATGTGGAACGGGACATGCTATTATGCAAGCAATACCTCATTGCCATGAGGTTGATCATATTATTGTTTTAAGTGGAGACCAGCCCCTCATCCGGCCGGAGACCCTCAAACAATTGGTAAAGATTCATACTGAAAATAATGCGGCAGCTACTCTTTTAACGGCCTGCTTTGAGAATCCTTACGGATTAGGGCGGATTCTTAAAGAGGGAGATAAGTTTTTGCGTGTGGTGGAGGAGAAGGATGCCACTCCTGAGGAACGGCTGATTCAAGAGATTAATACGGGAACCTATTGCTTTAATGTTGCCAAGCTTAGGGATGCCCTAAAGAACATAACTCCCAAGAACGCTCAAGGAGAGTATTATTTAACCGATGTTTTCTCTGTTTTTCATACTCAAGGGGAAGTCATCCGTACCTACTGCACTGAGGATGTCCATGAAGCGCTGGGGATAAACAGCCGGGCCCAGTTGGCGGCAGCCGAGGATGTGGTTCACCAGCGGATTCTGTCCTATTGGATGGAGGAAGGGGTGACCATCATCGACCCTCACTCCACTTTTATCGAAGCCGAGGTAGTGCTTCAACCGGATGTGGTACTTCAGCCCTTTACTATTCTTCAGGGCAGGACTCTGGTGGCGGAGGATGCAGTCATTGGTCCCAGTACGACCTTAAAGGATTGCACTGTGGGAGTAGGATCAGAGGTATCTCATACCGTGGGCAATCAAGCCGTTATCGGCAGCCATTGCACCATTGGCCCCTATGCTTACCTGCGTCCAGGTACGGTTCTTCAGGATAAGGTTAAAGTGGGAGACTTCGTAGAGATTAAAAACAGCCAGATCGGTGAAGGGTCAAAAATTCCTCATCTTAGTTATGTAGGAGATTCCCAAGTGGGGAAATCTGTGAATATAGGGGCAGGAACCATTACCTGTAATTATGATGGGGTCAATAAATATAAAACGATTATCAGGGATAAGGCTTTTCTGGGAAGCAATACTAATCTTGTAGCTCCGGTGGAAATCGGTGAAGGTGCTGTGACAGGAGCGGGATCCACTATCTCCAAGGATGTACCGGCCCACACCTTAGCCGTAGAGCGCAGTACTCAAAAGAATATCGAAAATTGGGTTCGAAATAAGAAAAAGTAG
- a CDS encoding helix-turn-helix domain-containing protein, producing MELNPKRLGGAIKNARLENNLTQEELAERVDIATVHMKQLEAGSRKPSVDVLYKLARFLNFSVDAVFFPERTEGRELQRKIERSLNSCSLHELHVIYSTMIELRRILSSLQSQEAQPPERPE from the coding sequence ATGGAGCTGAATCCCAAAAGGCTGGGCGGGGCCATCAAAAATGCCCGCTTAGAAAACAACTTAACCCAGGAAGAACTGGCCGAGCGGGTGGATATTGCCACTGTCCATATGAAACAGCTCGAAGCCGGCAGCCGGAAACCTTCGGTCGATGTCCTGTATAAGCTGGCCAGGTTCCTCAATTTCTCCGTGGATGCCGTATTCTTTCCTGAGCGGACGGAGGGGCGGGAGCTGCAGCGTAAAATTGAACGCAGCCTGAATAGCTGTTCCCTGCATGAACTACATGTCATTTACAGCACTATGATTGAATTGCGACGAATCCTGTCCTCTCTTCAGTCCCAAGAGGCTCAGCCGCCTGAACGCCCGGAATAA
- a CDS encoding DUF3102 domain-containing protein codes for MNAPNTERTPPVIAAEINAINLESRKMLLKNAIEVGRRLKEAKELLKHGEWLKWLKESVNYSKSTAANLMRLYEEYGYLLLNPSEEDPNFQALGNLTYTQAVLLLGLPEEEREEFVAQNDVANMTSRQLNQAVKEQSEVAPAKAQPQAEPQAQSMPKIPEDIQIQYVSKTINPRRGRSRETAPSPSLIVNYEEKCTACCKTIADTFQELLTALGQLSRLDPQVKEKCSQDAGQLAAYMVERLKDWPPVAGSNMAGIERYSTYEW; via the coding sequence ATGAATGCTCCAAACACCGAACGCACGCCCCCTGTCATCGCGGCGGAAATTAACGCGATTAACCTGGAGTCCAGAAAAATGCTGCTGAAGAATGCTATCGAGGTGGGCCGCCGTCTGAAAGAAGCCAAGGAATTGCTCAAACATGGGGAATGGCTGAAGTGGCTTAAGGAGTCGGTCAATTATTCCAAGAGCACAGCTGCAAACCTGATGCGTCTATATGAAGAGTACGGATACCTGCTCCTCAACCCCTCTGAAGAGGACCCAAATTTCCAAGCGCTTGGAAATTTGACCTACACTCAGGCGGTTCTGCTCCTGGGCCTCCCTGAAGAAGAGCGCGAGGAATTTGTAGCGCAGAATGATGTTGCAAATATGACGTCCCGGCAATTAAATCAGGCTGTCAAAGAACAGAGCGAGGTCGCTCCGGCGAAAGCGCAACCCCAAGCTGAGCCGCAAGCCCAGTCCATGCCCAAAATTCCGGAAGATATCCAAATCCAATACGTCAGCAAAACCATCAATCCCCGGAGGGGAAGGAGCCGGGAAACCGCCCCCTCCCCCTCCCTTATCGTGAACTATGAAGAAAAATGCACCGCTTGCTGTAAAACCATCGCCGACACCTTCCAGGAACTGCTGACCGCACTGGGCCAGCTATCCAGGCTTGATCCACAGGTCAAGGAAAAATGCAGCCAGGACGCCGGCCAACTGGCCGCCTATATGGTGGAAAGGCTTAAAGACTGGCCCCCTGTTGCCGGATCAAATATGGCGGGGATTGAAAGGTACTCCACCTATGAATGGTGA
- a CDS encoding DUF2922 domain-containing protein encodes MPISTNRVLRLTFGTTGGGTASITLADPRSDLNPSEVLEAMNTVISRNIFVSPAGTLTGVRDVKVIDTTTNDLFDPQQA; translated from the coding sequence ATGCCCATTTCAACCAACCGTGTACTCCGGCTGACGTTCGGCACAACCGGTGGCGGTACGGCCTCCATTACCCTGGCCGATCCTCGGTCGGATTTGAATCCGTCCGAAGTGCTGGAGGCTATGAACACGGTGATCAGCCGAAATATTTTTGTTTCGCCTGCGGGTACTCTTACAGGCGTTCGTGATGTCAAAGTAATTGACACCACGACAAACGACCTGTTTGATCCGCAACAGGCTTAG